The following coding sequences are from one Halictus rubicundus isolate RS-2024b chromosome 11, iyHalRubi1_principal, whole genome shotgun sequence window:
- the Eif4a gene encoding eukaryotic translation initiation factor 4A codes for MSHTSERRNDDQWPGDSKNGPSESEQSSYDGPSGMDPGGIIETNWDLVVDNFDEMNLKEELLRGIYAYGFEKPSAIQQRAILPCISGHDVIAQAQSGTGKTATFSISILQQIDTNVKECQALILAPTRELAQQIQKVVIALGDFMHAECHACIGGTNVREDMRKLDQGVHIVVGTPGRVFDMISRRALRTNNIKLFVLDEADEMLSRGFKEQIHDVFKLLPLEVQVILLSATMPNDVLDVSQCFMRNPIQILVKKEELTLEGIKQFFVNVEREEWKFETLCDLYDTLSITQAVIFCNTRRKVDWLTDNMRHRDFTVSAMHGDMEQKERDLIMRQFRTGSSRVLITTDLLARGIDVQQVSLVINYDLPSNRENYIHRIGRGGRFGRKGVAINFVTEDDKRALKDIEQFYNTRIDEMPMNVADLI; via the exons ATGTCGCATACGTCTGAGCGAAG AAATGATGATCAATGGCCAGGAGACTCCAAAAATGGTCCTAGTGAAAGTGAACAATCGTCGTACGATGGTCCCTCTGGCATGGACCCGGGTGGGATCATCGAGACCAACTGGGATCTC GTCGTGGATAACTTCGATGAAATGAACTTGAAAGAAGAGCTCCTTCGTGGTATTTATGCTTACGGGTTTGAAAAACCATCTGCAATTCAACAACGCGCAATTTTGCCGTGCATTAGTGGACATGACGTCATTGCACAGGCACAGTCAG GAACTGGCAAGacagcaacattttccatctcTATCCTGCAGCAAATTGACACCAATGTCAAGGAATGTCAAGCCTTGATTTTAGCCCCAACTCGTGAGCTGGCTCAACAA ATCCAAAAGGTCGTTATTGCTTTGGGAGATTTTATGCATGCCGAATGTCATGCATGCATTGGCGGTACCAATGTACGTGAAGACATGCGGAAACTCGATCAGGGTGTTCATATAGTGGTTGGAACACCTGGCAGGGTTTTCGATATGATCAGCCGACGTGCGCTACGCACCAACAATATCAAATTGTTTGTTCTGGATGAAGCTGATGAAATGCTTTCGCGTGGTTTCAAGGAACAGATTCATGATGTATTCAAATTATTACCTCTTGAAGTGCAG GTTATTTTGTTATCTGCTACTATGCCAAATGATGTGTTGGATGTGTCTCAATGTTTTATGCGAAATCCAATTCAAATTCTGGTGAAGAAAGAAGAGCTCACACTGGAGGGTATCAAGCAGTTCTTCGTGAACGTTGAGCGTGAAGAATGGAAGTTCGAAACTCTTTGTGACTTGTATGATACATTGAGTATTACCCAGGCAGTTATTTTCTGCAATACACGGCGCAAAGTAGATTGGCTAACTGATAACATGCGTCACCGTGATTTCACTGTATCCGCTATGCATGGAGATATGGAGCAGAAAGAACGAGACCTGATCATGAGGCAATTCAGAACTGGCTCATCTCGTGTCCTCATTACTACCGATCTTTTAGCACGTGGTATTGATGTTCAACAGGTTTCGCTTGTCATCAACTACGATTTACCTTCCAATCGTGAAAATTATATTCACAG AATCGGCCGAGGTGGTCGTTTTGGTCGTAAAGGAGTGGCTATTAACTTCGTGACAGAAGACGACAAACGGGCCTTAAAAGATATTGAACAATTCTATAACACTCGCATTGATGAAATGCCAATGAATGTTGCAGATTTAATCTAA